The following is a genomic window from Thermus tengchongensis.
ACATCCGCCGCCACCACGGGCAGGAGCCCGTGAGCTACGTGGAGTTCCCCCACGCGGAGAAGTACCTGAGGCCCATCCTGGATGAGACCTACGGTATCCCCGTCTACCAGGAGCAGATCATGCAGATCGCCTCCGCAGTGGCCGGGTACTCCCTGGGGGAGGCGGACCTCCTCCGCCGCGCCATGGGCAAGAAGAAGGTGGAGGAGATGCAGAAGCACCGGGAGCGCTTCGTGCGGGGGGCCAGGGAGCGGGGCGTGCCCGAGGAGGAGGCCAACCGGCTTTTTGACATGCTGGAGGCCTTCGCCAACTATGGCTTTAACAAGAGCCATGCAGCCGCCTACAGCCTCCTCTCCTACCAGACCGCCTACGTGAAGGCCCACTACCCGGTGGAGTTCATGGCCGCCCTCCTCACCGTGGAGCGCCACGACTCCGACAAGGTGGCGGAGTACATCCGGGACGCCCGGGCCATGGGCATTGCCGTCCTTCCCCCGGACATCAACCGCTCGGGCTTCGACTTCAAGGTGGTGGGGGAAGAGATCCTCTTTGGCCTCTCCGCGGTGAAAAACGTGGGGGAAGGCGCCGCTAGGGCCATCCTAGAGGAGAGGGAGCGGGGGGGGCGCTTCCGGAGCCTGGGGGACTTCCTCAAGCGCCTGGACGAGAAGGTGGTGAATAAGCGCACCCTGGAGTCCCTCATCAAGGCGGGGGCCTTTGACGCCTTTGGGGACAGGGCCCGGTTGCTGGCTTCCTTGGACGCCCTGCTCCGGTGGGCGGCGGAAAGCAGGGAGCGGGAGCGATCCGGCATGATGGGCTTGTTCGCTGAGGTGGAAGAGCCTCCCTTGGTGGAGGCCGAGCCCTTGGACGAGATCACCCGCCTACGCTACGAAAAGGAGGCCCTGGGGATCTACGTCTCCGGCCACCCCGTTTTGCGCTACCCCGGGCTTCGGGAGGTGGCGAGCTGCCCCCTGGCCGAACTCCCCCACTTCGCCCGCGACCTCCCGCCCCGCGCCCGGGTGCTCCTTTCCGGCATGGTGGAGGAGGTGGTGCGCAAGCCCACGAGGAGCGGGGGCATGATGGCCCGCTTCATGCTCTCCGATGAGACCGGGGCCCTGGAGGTGGTGGCTTTTGGCCGGGCTTACGAGGGGGTTTCCCCCAAGCTCAAGGAGGATACCCCCCTTCTGGTCCTGGCGGAGGTGGAGCGGGAAGAGGGGGGGCTTAGGGTCATCGCCCAGGCGGTCTGGACCTACGAGGAGGTGGCCGAGGCCCCCAGGGCCCTCGAGGTGGAGGTGGACCACGCTCTTTTGGACGAAGCGGGTGTGGCCCTCCTAAAGAGCCTTCTGGACGAGTACCCCGGGACCCTTCCCCTTTACCTCAGGGTGCAAGGGCCTTTTGGTGAGGCCATCCTCTCCTTGCGGGAAACCCGGGTGGGGGAAGGAGCGCTGGAGGCCCTCGAGGCCGAGGGGTTCCGCGCCTATCTGGTCCCGGATCGGGAGGCCTTCCTCCAGGGGAACGGCGGAGGAGGGTCCAAGGAGGAAGTGGTGCCCTTTTAAGAAAGAAAGGAGGCTGGGCCTAGGCCCAGCCTCCTTTGCCCCTTTTCCGGGGCCCCCAACCTGGCTTTACTAGGTTGGGGTGGCTTTAGAAGTCCATGTCCCCGCCGCCCGCAGGCGCAGGGGTGGACTCCTTCTTCTCGGGCTTCTCCGCCACCACCGCCTCGGTGGTCAGGATGAGGGAGCCGATGGAAGCGGCATTCTGCAGGGCGGAGCGGGTCACCTTGGCGGGGTCCACGATGCCAGCCTCCACCATGTCCGCGTACTCCCCGGTGGCGGCGTTGAAGCCCAGGCGGAGGTTCTTGGTCTCGGAGAGGATCCTCTGGACCACCACGGAGCCCTCGTAGCCGGCGTTCTCGGCGATCTGACGGGCAGGTTCCTCCAGGGCCCGGCGCACGATCTTAGCCCCAGTGGCCTCGTCCCCCTCCAGCTTCTTAAGGAGCTCGTCCACGGCGCTGATGGCCCTGAGAAGCGCCACGCCACCGCCCGGGACGATGCCCTCCTCCACCGCGGCCCGGGTGGCGTTCAGGGCATCCTCAAAGCGGTGCTTCTTCTCCTTGAGCTCGGTCTCGGTGGCGGCGCCCACCCGGATCACTGCCACGCCGCCCGCCAGCTTGGCCAGGCGCTCCTGGAGCTTCTCCTTGGCGTACTCGCTGTCTGTGGTCTCCAGCTCCTTCTTGATGCCGTTGATGCGGGCCTCGATGTCCTCCTTCTTACCCTTGCCGCCCACGATGGTGGTCTCGTCCTTGGTGATGCGCACCCGCTCGGCCCGGCCCAGCATGGAGAGGGTGGCGTTCTCCAGCTTGAAGCCAAGCTCCTCGGAGATGACGGTGCCGCCCGTGACCGCGGCGATGTCCTTCAGCATCTCCTTGCGGCGGTCACCGAAGCCGGGGGCCTTCACCGCGGCCACGTTCAGGGTGCCCCGGAGCTTGTTCACCACCAGGGTAGCCAGGGCCTCGCCTTCCACGTCCTCGGCGATCAGGAGGAGGGGCTTACCCGTCTGGGCCACCTGCTCCAGGATGGGGAGGAGTTCGCGAACGTTGGAGACCTTCTTCTCCACGATGAGGATGAAGGCGTCCTCGAGGACCGCCTCCATGGCGTCGGGGTTGGTGATGAAGTAGGGGGAGATGTACCCCTTGTCAAACTGGTACCCCTCCACGAACTTCAGTTCGGTCTCCAGGCTCTTGGACTCCTCGACGGTGATGATCCCCTCCTTCCCCACCTTCTCCATGGCGTCGGCGATGAGCTTGCCGACGTCAGGGTCGTTGGCGGAGATGGTGGCCACCTCCTCGATGGCCTTGCGGTCCTCCACGGGGATGGCCAGGGAGCGGATCTTCTCCACCGCCGCCTCCACCGCCTTCTCGATGCCCCGCTTGAGGGCCAGGGGGTTGGCGCCGGCGGCCACGTTCTTCAGGCCCTCCCGCACGATGGCCTGGGCCAAGACGGTGGCGGTGGTGGTGCCGTCACCGGCCACGTCGTTGGTCTTGGAGGCCACCTCCTTGAGGAGCTGGGCCCCGATGTTCTCCAAGTGGTTCTCCAGCTCGATCTCCTTGGCCACCGTCACCCCGTCCTTGGTGATGGTGGGGGAGCCGAACTTCTTCTCCAGGACCACGTTCCGACCCCGGGGGCCAAGGGTTACCTTCACCGCATCGGCCACCGCATTAACGCCGCGCTCCAAGGCCCGGCGGGCTGCCTCGTCAAACACCAGGATCTTCGCCATACCTCACCTCCCTTACTGCAGAACCGCCAAAAGGTCGCGCTCGGAGAGGATCACGTACTCCTCGCCGTCGATTTCGATCTCGGTGCCGCCGTACTTGGCAAAGACCACGATGTCCCCCTCCTTAACCTCGAGGGGCACCTTCTGCCCGTTCTCCAGGACGCGGCCCGAGCCCACCGCGATCACCTTGCCCTTCTGGGGCTTCTCCTTGGCGGTGTCGGGGAGCACGATGCCGCCCTTGGTCTTGGGCTCCTCCTCAATCCGCTTCACCACAACCCGGTCGCCTAGGGGCTTGATCACCGTCTTCACCTCCGCGGCCATATTCACTCCCTCCTTTGACGCTCAAAGGGCGAGAGTGTCAAACCAAGGGTTATTATTTCGCCCCCGCATGTTCCTGTCAAGGGGGTTGAGGGGGGTTTTATAAGGTCAGCACGGGGGAGAAGGAGCACGGGCTCTTGCCCTCGGTGGACACCGAATCCTTTGCGGCCGTCCTGGAGGCTTTTGCCCGGGTCCGAGGGGCGGGAAGGGGAAGGTGGGGCGGGTGGAGGCGCGGTGCGCTTACCTCCAGACCCAGCCCGCCCTTATCCGGAGCTACACCCTCTTCCACTGGTGGCTAGGGGGATGTTGGAGGGAAGGCTGCAAAAGGAGTTCTTAAATTTAGGCTTCTTTGGCGTTGGGCCTCGTAGAGGAGGAGGGCGGCGCTCACGGAAACGTTGAGGCTATCCGCCACTCCCCGCATGGGGATGCGCACCCGAGTCTGGGCCCGCCGAAGCCAGGCCTCGGGGAGCCCCTCGTCCTCGGCCCCCAGGAGGAAGGCCACCCCCCTTCGGTAGTCCTCTTCCCAATAGATCCTTTCCCCTTTGGGGGTGGCGGCCACCAGGAGGAGCCCCCTTTGCTCCAGGAAGCGGGCCGCTTCTCCTTCGGAGGCGGGGTAGACGGGCAGGGAGAAGACCACCCCCGTGGAGTTCCGGATCACCTGGGGGCTATAGAGGTCCACCCCTTCCGCCACCAGGACCAGATCCACCCCTGCCCCGTCCGCGGAGCGCAGGATGGCCCCAAGGTTGCCGGGTTTTTCCAGGCCCAGAAGGACCAAGACCAGGGGGTTTTGCGGGAGCCGGACCTCCTTTAGGGTTTTGTGGGGCAGACGGAAGACCCCGATGACGGGAGGCGGGTTCTCCCTTACGGAAACCCGCTCCATCGCCTCCTGGGAAAGCTCCAGGATGGGGGCCGATCCCACCAGGGCTTGGTCCTCAGGGGTGGCCTTGGGGCCGAGGAGGAGGGTTTCCAGCTGGAGGCCGGCCCTTAGGGCCCGTTCCACCTCCCGCCGTCCCTCCACCAAAAAAAGCCCAGCCCGCTCCCGCTCCTTGCGTTCCTTCAGGGCAGCCAGGGCCTTCACCCTGGGGTTAGCGGGGCTTTGGATGCGCATGGCGGTTCCTCGGTTCGGGATTTCCCAGGAGGCGCACCGCAAAGCGGGCGATTCGGGGTCCGGAAAGCTCCAGGGAAACCTCCTCCACCTGGGGCAGTTCCTCCAGAAGCCGGGAAAGCCTGAGGACGATTTCCTGGTAGGGGGCGGGGTCGAGAGGCCCCGAAAGATCTGGGCTTTGCCCGTGGCTTAAGGGCCTTACCAGCTCCTGGGCGTCCTTCTGGGTGAGGGGGGAAAGCCGTTGGCCCAACACTTGGTCCCCCAGGGGGGTGGGCAGGACCAGGGTGAAAACGGGGCCGAAAAGGGGATGGGGTTTGGCGGTGAGCTTGAGGGAAAGCCCTTCCCCCTTCCCCAAAGGCAGGCCGAAGCACTCCAAGAGGGCAGCCCCCTCCGCCTGGCTTAGGGTCTTTTTCCCTTCTAGAAGCTTCCTTGCCTCCTCCAGGCGCAGGTCGGGGAAGTCGGGGAAGTGGAGGGGTTCTTCCCGCCAGACCTTGTAACCCCAGGCCCGGCTCAAGGCGATGGCCGCGGATTCGGGGAAGCGGTAGAGGGCCGCTTGGCCCAGCACCCGCGCCCGCACCCCAGGGGAGCCCATCACGCAGGCCAAAAGAAGCTTGTTCCCTTCTGCCTTCTCCAAAAGGGCCAGGAACTCCTCCTCGCTGGTAAAGCCCATGGGCACAAAGAGGAGGAAGATACTTCCCGCCTCGCTTTCCAGGGCCTCGGCCAGGGCCTTGGCGAAATCCTCCCTATTGGCAGTGGAACCCAGGTCTACGTGCTCCACCTCCAGGCCTCCTTCCCTCAGGGCCTCGAGGGCCAGGTTGGAGGGGCCGGAAGCGTTGGAGATGAGGCGCACCCGGTTGTTTTCCGGAAGGCGCCCCAGGGCCAGAAGGGCGGCCACGTCAAAGGCCTCCTCCAGGCTGTTGGCCCGGATCACCCCGGCCTGGGCGAAGAGGGTGCGCACCAAGGGATCCCGGGAAGGATGCACCGCCAGGATGGGCTTTTTCTTGCCAATCCTCCGGGCTAGGCGGGAGAAGCGCCGGGGGTTGCCAAAGCTCTCCAGGTAGAGGAGGATCACCCGGGTCCTTTCGTCCTCCTCCCAGAACTGCAAAAGGTCGTTGGAGGAGAGGTCCGCCTTGGCTCCTAAGGAGACGAAGGAGGAGATGCCGAGTCCCATGCCCTCCGCATAGGCCATCACCGCCCGGCCCAGGGTGCCGGACTGGCTGGAGATGGCTAGGGGTCCGGGTTTGGGGAGGGGGGCCAGGCCCGCCGCCAGGCGCACCTCGGGGTGGGTGTGGACCAGACCCAACGAACCCGGGCCCAGAAGGCGCATCCCCAGGCGCCTGGCCTTGTCGGCCAGCTCCCTGGCCTCTTGTTCCTGGAAGCCGGTGGTAAGGACCACGCTGGCCCGCACCCCTCGTCTTCCCGAGGCCTCGAGGGCCTCCCAAACCCGCTCCTTGGGCACGGCGATCACCGCCAGGTCCACGGGGCCGGGGATGCTCTCCACCCGGGGGTAGGCGAGAAGGGGCCCCACCGTGCCCCCCTCCTTGCCGATGGCCTCATTCACCGGGTAGACGGGGCCTTGGAAGCGGCCGAAGATGAGGTTTTCCAACACCCGGTAGCCGATGCTTTCCGGGTCGCGGCTTGCCCCCACCACCGCCACCCCCCGGGGAAAGAAGAAGGGATGGAGGCTTGCAAGGGTGGAAACCTTTTCCCGCCACTCAAACCGCTCCGCCGCCCTTTCCTCCAGGAGGATCTCAAACTCCACCTCCACCTCCCCGCTATCCCGGTGGGCCCGCACCTGGAAGCCGCTTTCCATGAAGACGTTGAGCATCTTCTGGTTCTCCGCCAGGACGAAGGCCTGAAACCGCCTTATCCCCCGCTTGGCGGCGATCAAGGCCAGGCGCTCCAGAAGGAGGGTGCCCAGGCCCTTGCCTTGGAAGGCGTCATCCACCAGAAAGGCCACCTCGGCGGTGTCCTCCCCCTTTAGGCGCACGTACTCCCCCGTGGCCACCATCCTGGGGGGGTCCCCCGCCAGGACCATGAGGGTTACCTTCTCCTCCTGGGGTTTGGCGGAAAGGAGGAGCTCCGCCGCCTTTTCCGGGGAGATGGGGGAGAAGAAGCGCATGCGCAAGGACTCCGGGGATAGCCGCCTCAGGAACTCCACGAAAAGGGGAAGGTCCTTGGGACCTGCCCGCCTCAGGAAGGCGGTGCGCCCGTCCTTGAGGAGGATGGGGCCCTCCTCGAGGCCGTGCTGGGGCGTGGGTGGGGGCACGTAGCCCATACCTTTAGCCTACATCCGGGTAGCATGGGGGTATGCTGCGCCTGGATACCCGCTTCCTCCCGGATTTCCCCCAGACTTTTAAGGAGCACGGGCCCCTCCTTCTTCAGGCCCGGGAGGCCCTTTTGGCCAAGCGGAAGGATCCCCAAAGCATGCTGGGCTGGATGGACCTCCCCGAGGACACGGAGACCCTCAGGGAGGTCCGCCGCTTCCGCGAGGCCAACCCCTGGGTAGAGGACTTCGTGCTCTTGGGCATTGGGGGTAGCGCCCTGGGCCCCAAGGCCCTCGAGGCCGCCTTCAACGGAAGCAGCGTGCGCTTCCACTACGTGGACCACGTGGAGCCGGAGCCTGTGCTTCGGCTCCTTCGGGGCCTAGACCCCCGGAAGACCCTGGTAAATGCGGTTTCTAAGTCGGGGGCTACCGCGGAAACCCTGGCCGCTCTCCTCCTCTTCCTCAACTGGTTGCGGGAACACCTGGGGGAGGACTGGCGGCGGCACCTGGTCTTCACCACCGACCCCAAGCGGGGGGCGCTCCGGGCCCTGGCGGAGCGGGAGGGGCTTAGGGTTTTCGCCATCCCCGAAAACGTGGGGGGGCGGTTTTCCGTGCTTTCCCCGGTGGGGCTCCTGCCCCTGGCCTTCGCCGGGGCGGACCTCGAGGCCCTCCTTATGGGGGCGAGGAAGGCCAACGAGGTGGCCCTGGCTCCCCTGGAGGAGAGCCTTCCCCTGCAGACCGCCCTTCTGCAACACCTCCACCGCCACCTGCCCGTCACCGTCTTCATGGTCTACTCCGAGCGGCTTAAATACCTTCCTGCCTGGTTCGTCCAGCTCCACGATGAGTCCTTGGGCAAGCGGGATGAGGAGGGCAACCGGGTGGGCACCACCGCGGTGCCCGCCCTGGGTCCCCAGGACCAGCACGCCCAGGTGCAGCTCTTCCGGGAAGGTCCCTTGGATAAGCTCATCGTTCTGGTGGTGCCGGAAGGGGCCACGGAGGACCTCCTCCTGCCCCGGGTGGAAGGCCTCGAGGGGGAAGCAGGTTACCTCTTCGGCAAAGGCTTGTTCCAGCTCTTGAAGGCCGAGGCTGAGGCCACCTACCAGGCCTTGGCCGAGGCGGGGCAGAGGGTCTATACCCTCTACCTCTCGGAGGTTTCCCCCTACGCCGTGGGCTGGCTCTTGCAACACCTCATGTGGCAGACCGCCTTCCTGGGGGAACTCTGGAGGGTGAACGCCTTTGACCAGCCCGGGGTGGAGCTGGGCAAGCGCTTGACCTTTGCCCTTCTTGGGCGTCCCGGGTATGGCTCCTAACCTTGGAAGCGTGGAAATAAGTGTATGATGCCCCTAGGCATTAGGAGGTCTCTATGGACCGACTGGAGCCTTTGGGCATCAAACCGAGGAAACAGGTTTTCTGGAACACGGTTTCTCCCATCCTGGTGGAGCACACCCTGAGCCGGGGGGAGGGCTTTTTGGCCCACAAGGGTCCCTTGGTGGTGGACACCACCCCCTACACCGGGAGAAGCCCCCGGGACAAGTTCGTGGTGCGGGAGCCGGGCGTAGAGGAGGAGGTCTGGTGGGGAGAGGTGAACCAGCCCTTCGCCCCGGAGGCCTTCCAGGCTCTTCTGGAGCGGGTGGCCGCCTACCTCTCCGACCGGGACCTTTACGTTCAGGACCTTTACGCCGGAGCCGACCGGCGCTACCGCCTGGCGGTGAGGGTGGTGACGGAAAGCCCCTGGCACGCCCTTTTTGCCCGCAACATGTTCATCCTCCCGCGCCGTTTCCCCGAGGACGACGAGGTGGAGCCTTTCGCCCCCGGCTTCACCGTGATCCACGCCCCTTACTTCCTGGCCGACCCCGAGCGGGACGGTACCCGGAGCGAGGTGTTCGTGGGCATCAGCTTTCAGAGAAGGCTCGTCCTCATCGTGGGTACCAAGTACGCGGGGGAGATCAAGAAGAGCATCTTCACCGTGATGAACTACCTCATGCCCAAGCAGGGGGTCTTCCCCATGCACGCCTCGGCCAACGTGGGGAAGGAGGGGGATGTGGCCGTCTTCTTTGGTCTTTCTGGGACGGGCAAGACCACCCTTTCCACCGACCCAGAAAGGCCCTTGATCGGCGATGACGAGCACGGCTGGAGCGAGGAGGGGGTCTTCAACTTCGAGGGGGGGTGCTACGCCAAGGTCATCCGCCTTTCCCAGGAGCACGAACCCCTCATCTATAAAGCCTCCAACCAGTTTGAGGCCATCCTGGAGAACGTGGTGGTCAACCCGGAAAGCCGCCGGGTGGAGTGGGACGACGACACCAAAACCGAGAACACCCGGGCCTCTTACCCTCTTGCTCACCTGGAAAACGTGGTGGACTCGGGCATGGCCGGCCACCCCAAGGCCATCTTCTTCCTCTCCGCCGACGCCTACGGGGTCCTCCCCCCCATCGCCCGCCTTTCTCCGGAGCAGGCCATGTACTACTTCCTCTCCGGCTACACCGCCCGGGTGGCGGGCACGGAAAGGGGTGTCACCGAGCCCAAGGCCACCTTCTCTGCCTGCTTCGGGGCGCCCTTTCTTCCCCTCCATCCCGGGGTCTATGCCCGCATGCTGGGGGAGAAGATCAAGAAGCATGGTCCCAGGGTGTACCTGGTGAACACCGGCTGGACCGGGGGGCCTTACGGGGTGGGCCGACGTTTTCCCCTGCCCGTGACCCGGGCCCTTTTGCAGGCGGCGCTTTCTGGGGCCCTCGAGGGGGTCCCTTACCGCCAGGATCCCGTCTTCGGCTTTGAGGTGCCCTTGGAGGTGCCTGGGGTACCTAAGGAGCTTCTGGACCCGCGGGAAACCTGGGCCGACAAGGAAGCCTATGACCGCCAGGCCAGGAAGCTGGCCGCTCTTTTCCAGGAAAACTTCCGCAAATACGCCGACGGGGTGGAGGAGGTGGTGCTCCAGGCGGGGCCAAGGCTGGGGTAGAGGCAGTATGGGGGGGCTGGGCCCTGCGCTCAGCCCCTTGTCAAATAGGGCCAGGGGGTATTAGGCTCCTAAGTGGCAGGTAATGGAAGGGACAAATGTACTTCACCCCTGGACGAGGTCTTCTGGCAGAATGGAAAGCGCCACCGTCTGGGGGACGGGTGTCCTATGAGCCAAGCTTGGTTTAGCCGTTACGCCTGGGGCGTCTTGGTGTGGAACATCCTGGTGGCCCTCTGGGGGGCTTACGTGCGGGCCACCGGGTCGGGGGCGGGGTGTGGCTCCCACTGGCCCACTTGCAACGGGGAGATCATTCCCAGAACCCCGCAGGTGGAAACCCTTATCGAGTTCACCCACCGGGCCACCTCGGGCCTCGCCTTTCTTTCCGTGCTCTTTTTGGCCCTTCTCGCCTTCCGCCTCTTTCCCAAGGGCCACCCGGCGCGGCTGGGCTCCGGGGCGGCCTTTCTCTTCATGATCACCGAGAGCCTGGTGGGGGCTTCCCTGGTCCTGTTTGGCTGGACGGCCCATAACGTGAGCGCTGCCAGGGCCGTGGTGCAGATGGTGCACCTGGCCAACACCTATTTCCTCCTGGCCTCCTTGGTCCTTGCCGCCTGGTGGGCCTCAGGAGGTGCGCCTTTGCGCCTTAGGGGTCAGGGTGCCGTGGGTGTGGCCCTGATCCTAGGCCTCCTCGCGCTTCTTTTCCTGGGGATGAGCGGGGCGGTGACGGCCTTGGGCGATCTTCTTTTCCCCGTGCGGAACACCCTTGAGGCCCTGGAGCGCTCCTTGACCCCGGGCGAGCACTTCCTGGTGCGCCTTCGGGTTCTCCATCCCCTTATTGCGGTAAGCGTGGGGCTTTACGTGGTTTTCGCCGGTTACCTGGTAGCCCATCTTAGACCTTCCGTCTACACCCGCCGTTTCGCCCATGCTCTGGCTTACCTCTATGGGGTGCAGCTTCTGGCGGGCTTGGTGAACGTCTGGCTCAAGGCTCCCGTCTGGATGCAGATCCTCCACCTCTTCCTGGCCTATGCCGTGTGGCTTTTCTTCGTCCTCCTGATGGCCGCGGCCCTTGACCAGGGGGCTAGGCGGGTGGAGCTGGGGGAGGGTACCGAGGTGGGGCAGGTGCACCGGGGTACTGGGGGAGCCACCTGGAAGGACTACCTGGCCCTCACCAAGCCCCGGGTCATCAGCCTTCTCCTCTTGACCACCCTCCTGGCCATGCTCATCGCCGCCAAGGGCTGGCCTGGCACGGGCCTCTTCCTGGTGGTGGCCCTGGGAGGTTACATGATGGCGGGGGCGGCCAACGCCATCAACATGGTGGTGGACCGAGACATCGACGCCCGCATGCGCCGCACCGCCAAGCGCCCCACCGTGACCCAGCGCATTTCCAGCCGGGATGCACTCCTCTTCGCCTTTGGCCTGGCTCTTTTTGCCTTCCTTCTCCTCTGGTGGGGGGCGAACCTCCTTTCCGCCACCCTGGCCCTCATGGGCCTTATCTGGTACGTGTTGGTCTACACCCTTTACCTGAAGCGGCGGACCTGGCACAACATCGTCATCGGGGGGGCGGCGGGGGCCTTTCCTCCCTTGGTGGGCTGGGCGGCGGTGACGGGCGAGCTAAGCCTCTTCGCCTGGTACCTCTTCGCCCTCATCTTCTTCTGGACCCCGGTGCACTTCTGGGCCTTGGCCCTCATGATCCAGGACGACTACCGGGCCGTGGGTGTACCCATGCTACCCGTGGTGTTGGGGGAAAGGGTGACGGTGATGCAGATTGCCCTTTATGCCGTGCTTACTGCCTTGATTTCCCTCATGCCCCTCCTTTTGGGGGAACTCGGCCTGGTCTACTTCTTCTTGAGTCTAGCCCTTAACGCTTTGCTTATCCTTAAGAGCCTCGCCCTCTACCGTCAGCCCGAGCGGAGGACGGCGGTTTCGCTGTATAAATACTCCATGCTCTACCTGGCCCTCTTGTTCGTGGCCATGGCGGTAGATCGGGTGCTTTAGGGAGGGAAGCGGATGAGAAGAGTTGTAGCGGCGCTCATCAGTCTTTTAGGTCTGGCCCTGGCCCAGGAGAGCCACCGGGTGGCCATTACCCACCCCTTCTCCCCCTTCAACCGGGAGACCAACTTCCTCCTCATCTGGGTCTTG
Proteins encoded in this region:
- the groL gene encoding chaperonin GroEL (60 kDa chaperone family; promotes refolding of misfolded polypeptides especially under stressful conditions; forms two stacked rings of heptamers to form a barrel-shaped 14mer; ends can be capped by GroES; misfolded proteins enter the barrel where they are refolded when GroES binds); its protein translation is MAKILVFDEAARRALERGVNAVADAVKVTLGPRGRNVVLEKKFGSPTITKDGVTVAKEIELENHLENIGAQLLKEVASKTNDVAGDGTTTATVLAQAIVREGLKNVAAGANPLALKRGIEKAVEAAVEKIRSLAIPVEDRKAIEEVATISANDPDVGKLIADAMEKVGKEGIITVEESKSLETELKFVEGYQFDKGYISPYFITNPDAMEAVLEDAFILIVEKKVSNVRELLPILEQVAQTGKPLLLIAEDVEGEALATLVVNKLRGTLNVAAVKAPGFGDRRKEMLKDIAAVTGGTVISEELGFKLENATLSMLGRAERVRITKDETTIVGGKGKKEDIEARINGIKKELETTDSEYAKEKLQERLAKLAGGVAVIRVGAATETELKEKKHRFEDALNATRAAVEEGIVPGGGVALLRAISAVDELLKKLEGDEATGAKIVRRALEEPARQIAENAGYEGSVVVQRILSETKNLRLGFNAATGEYADMVEAGIVDPAKVTRSALQNAASIGSLILTTEAVVAEKPEKKESTPAPAGGGDMDF
- the groES gene encoding co-chaperone GroES; amino-acid sequence: MAAEVKTVIKPLGDRVVVKRIEEEPKTKGGIVLPDTAKEKPQKGKVIAVGSGRVLENGQKVPLEVKEGDIVVFAKYGGTEIEIDGEEYVILSERDLLAVLQ
- a CDS encoding TrmH family RNA methyltransferase → MRIQSPANPRVKALAALKERKERERAGLFLVEGRREVERALRAGLQLETLLLGPKATPEDQALVGSAPILELSQEAMERVSVRENPPPVIGVFRLPHKTLKEVRLPQNPLVLVLLGLEKPGNLGAILRSADGAGVDLVLVAEGVDLYSPQVIRNSTGVVFSLPVYPASEGEAARFLEQRGLLLVAATPKGERIYWEEDYRRGVAFLLGAEDEGLPEAWLRRAQTRVRIPMRGVADSLNVSVSAALLLYEAQRQRSLNLRTPFAAFPPTSP
- a CDS encoding GNAT family N-acetyltransferase; amino-acid sequence: MGYVPPPTPQHGLEEGPILLKDGRTAFLRRAGPKDLPLFVEFLRRLSPESLRMRFFSPISPEKAAELLLSAKPQEEKVTLMVLAGDPPRMVATGEYVRLKGEDTAEVAFLVDDAFQGKGLGTLLLERLALIAAKRGIRRFQAFVLAENQKMLNVFMESGFQVRAHRDSGEVEVEFEILLEERAAERFEWREKVSTLASLHPFFFPRGVAVVGASRDPESIGYRVLENLIFGRFQGPVYPVNEAIGKEGGTVGPLLAYPRVESIPGPVDLAVIAVPKERVWEALEASGRRGVRASVVLTTGFQEQEARELADKARRLGMRLLGPGSLGLVHTHPEVRLAAGLAPLPKPGPLAISSQSGTLGRAVMAYAEGMGLGISSFVSLGAKADLSSNDLLQFWEEDERTRVILLYLESFGNPRRFSRLARRIGKKKPILAVHPSRDPLVRTLFAQAGVIRANSLEEAFDVAALLALGRLPENNRVRLISNASGPSNLALEALREGGLEVEHVDLGSTANREDFAKALAEALESEAGSIFLLFVPMGFTSEEEFLALLEKAEGNKLLLACVMGSPGVRARVLGQAALYRFPESAAIALSRAWGYKVWREEPLHFPDFPDLRLEEARKLLEGKKTLSQAEGAALLECFGLPLGKGEGLSLKLTAKPHPLFGPVFTLVLPTPLGDQVLGQRLSPLTQKDAQELVRPLSHGQSPDLSGPLDPAPYQEIVLRLSRLLEELPQVEEVSLELSGPRIARFAVRLLGNPEPRNRHAHPKPR
- the pgi gene encoding glucose-6-phosphate isomerase, with translation MLRLDTRFLPDFPQTFKEHGPLLLQAREALLAKRKDPQSMLGWMDLPEDTETLREVRRFREANPWVEDFVLLGIGGSALGPKALEAAFNGSSVRFHYVDHVEPEPVLRLLRGLDPRKTLVNAVSKSGATAETLAALLLFLNWLREHLGEDWRRHLVFTTDPKRGALRALAEREGLRVFAIPENVGGRFSVLSPVGLLPLAFAGADLEALLMGARKANEVALAPLEESLPLQTALLQHLHRHLPVTVFMVYSERLKYLPAWFVQLHDESLGKRDEEGNRVGTTAVPALGPQDQHAQVQLFREGPLDKLIVLVVPEGATEDLLLPRVEGLEGEAGYLFGKGLFQLLKAEAEATYQALAEAGQRVYTLYLSEVSPYAVGWLLQHLMWQTAFLGELWRVNAFDQPGVELGKRLTFALLGRPGYGS
- the pckA gene encoding phosphoenolpyruvate carboxykinase (ATP) produces the protein MDRLEPLGIKPRKQVFWNTVSPILVEHTLSRGEGFLAHKGPLVVDTTPYTGRSPRDKFVVREPGVEEEVWWGEVNQPFAPEAFQALLERVAAYLSDRDLYVQDLYAGADRRYRLAVRVVTESPWHALFARNMFILPRRFPEDDEVEPFAPGFTVIHAPYFLADPERDGTRSEVFVGISFQRRLVLIVGTKYAGEIKKSIFTVMNYLMPKQGVFPMHASANVGKEGDVAVFFGLSGTGKTTLSTDPERPLIGDDEHGWSEEGVFNFEGGCYAKVIRLSQEHEPLIYKASNQFEAILENVVVNPESRRVEWDDDTKTENTRASYPLAHLENVVDSGMAGHPKAIFFLSADAYGVLPPIARLSPEQAMYYFLSGYTARVAGTERGVTEPKATFSACFGAPFLPLHPGVYARMLGEKIKKHGPRVYLVNTGWTGGPYGVGRRFPLPVTRALLQAALSGALEGVPYRQDPVFGFEVPLEVPGVPKELLDPRETWADKEAYDRQARKLAALFQENFRKYADGVEEVVLQAGPRLG
- a CDS encoding heme o synthase, whose protein sequence is MSQAWFSRYAWGVLVWNILVALWGAYVRATGSGAGCGSHWPTCNGEIIPRTPQVETLIEFTHRATSGLAFLSVLFLALLAFRLFPKGHPARLGSGAAFLFMITESLVGASLVLFGWTAHNVSAARAVVQMVHLANTYFLLASLVLAAWWASGGAPLRLRGQGAVGVALILGLLALLFLGMSGAVTALGDLLFPVRNTLEALERSLTPGEHFLVRLRVLHPLIAVSVGLYVVFAGYLVAHLRPSVYTRRFAHALAYLYGVQLLAGLVNVWLKAPVWMQILHLFLAYAVWLFFVLLMAAALDQGARRVELGEGTEVGQVHRGTGGATWKDYLALTKPRVISLLLLTTLLAMLIAAKGWPGTGLFLVVALGGYMMAGAANAINMVVDRDIDARMRRTAKRPTVTQRISSRDALLFAFGLALFAFLLLWWGANLLSATLALMGLIWYVLVYTLYLKRRTWHNIVIGGAAGAFPPLVGWAAVTGELSLFAWYLFALIFFWTPVHFWALALMIQDDYRAVGVPMLPVVLGERVTVMQIALYAVLTALISLMPLLLGELGLVYFFLSLALNALLILKSLALYRQPERRTAVSLYKYSMLYLALLFVAMAVDRVL